In Leishmania donovani BPK282A1 complete genome, chromosome 35, the following are encoded in one genomic region:
- a CDS encoding oligosaccharyl transferase-like protein, with protein sequence MPAKNQHKGGGDGNPDPTSTPEAASTNVTSTNDGAAVDSSVPPSGETYLFHCRAAPYSKLSYAFKGIMAVLILCALRSAYQVRLLSVQIYGYLIHEFDPWFNYRAAEYMSTHGWSAFFSWFDYMSWYPLGRPVGSTTYPGLQLTAVAIHRALAAAGMPMSLNNVCVLMPAWFGAIATAT encoded by the coding sequence ATGCCCGCCAAGAATCAACACAAAGGGGGCGGAGACGGCAACCCCGATCCCACCTCCACACCCGAAGCGGCGTCGACAAATGTGACAAGCACAaacgacggtgccgccgtcgatTCTTCCGTGCCACCGTCCGGCGAGACATACCTCTTTCATTGCCGCGCCGCCCCGTACTCGAAGCTATCGTACGCCTTCAAAGGTATCATGGCCGTCCTGATTCTCTGCGCCCTTCGCTCGGCGTACCAGGTTCGCCTGCTCTCCGTTCAGATTTACGGATACCTGATCCACGAGTTCGACCCGTGGTTCAACTACCGCGCTGCCGAGTACATGTCCACGCACGGCTGGtccgccttcttcagctGGTTCGACTACATGAGCTGGTACCCGCTGGGCCGCCCTGTTGGCTCCACCACGTACCCGGGCCTGCAGCTCACTGCCGTCGCCATTCACCGCGCactggcggctgccggcatGCCGATGTCTCTCAacaacgtgtgcgtgctgatgccggcgtggtttggcgccatcgccaccgctaCT
- a CDS encoding oligosaccharyl transferase-like protein gives MLLLFFSFLYCLKNAYGVRLLSVQIYGYLIHEFDPWFNYRAAEYMSTHGWSAFFSWFDYMSWYPLGRPVGSTTYPGLQLTAVAIHRALAAAGMPMSLNNVCVLMPAWFGAIATATMAGMTYEMSGSGITAAIAAFIFMILPAHLMRSMAGEFDNECIAVAAMLLTFYCWVRSLRTRSSWPIGVLTGVAYGYMVAAWGGYIFVLNMVAMHAGISSMVDWARNTYNPSLLRAYTLFYVVGTAIAVCVPPVGMSPFK, from the coding sequence ATGCTGCTCTTGTTCTTCTCCTTTCTGTACTGCCTGAAAAATGCATATGGCGTTCGCCTGCTCTCCGTTCAGATTTACGGATACCTGATCCACGAGTTCGACCCGTGGTTCAACTACCGCGCTGCCGAGTACATGTCCACGCACGGCTGGtccgccttcttcagctGGTTCGACTACATGAGCTGGTACCCGCTGGGCCGCCCTGTTGGCTCCACCACGTACCCGGGCCTGCAGCTCACTGCCGTCGCCATTCACCGCGCactggcggctgccggcatGCCGATGTCTCTCAacaacgtgtgcgtgctgatgccggcgtggtttggcgccatcgccaccgctaCTATGGCTGGCATGACGTATGAGATGAGCGGATCAGGCATTACCGCTGCCATCGCAGCTTTTATCTTTATGATCCTCCCAGCCCACCTGATGCGGTCCATGGCGGGTGAGTTCGACAACGAGTGCATTGCCGTCGCAGCCATGCTCCTCACCTTCTACTGCTgggtgcgctcgctgcgcacgcggtcCTCGTGGCCCATCGGTGTCCTCACCGGTGTCGCCTACGGCTAcatggtggcggcgtgggGCGGCTACATTTTCGTGCTCAACATGGTTGCCATGCATGCCGGCATATCATCGATGGTGGACTGGGCCCGCAACACGTACAacccgtcgctgctgcgtgcatACACGCTGTTCTacgtcgtcggcaccgccatcgccgtgtgcgtgccgccaGTGGGGATGTCGCCCTTCAAG
- a CDS encoding oligosaccharyl transferase-like protein produces MSSQTRSIIYSSCFAVAMAIALPIAYDMRVRSIGVYGYLFHRSDPWFNYRAAEYMSTHGWSAFFSWFDYMSWYPLGRPVGSTTYPGLQLTAVAIHRALAAAGMPMSLNNVCVLMPAWFSLVSSAMVALLAHELSGNMAVASISSILFSVVPAHLMRSMAGEFDNECIAVAAMLLTFYCWVRSLRTRSSWPIGVLTGVAYGYMVAAWGGYIFVLNMVAMHAGISSMVDWARNTYNPSLLRAYTLFYVVGTAIAVCVPPVGMSPFKSLEQLGALLVLLFIFGQSVCEAQRRRLEIARFSKEGVALLIRIYAAFFVGIVAVATIAPAGFFKPLSLQASAIITGVSRTGNTLVDTLIAQDASNLLIVWQLFLFPVFGWVAGMSAFLTELVRNYTYTKSFMLMYGVVGLYFASQSVRMMVMMAPVACIFTALLFRWALDYLLGSLFWAEMPPCFDTDAQRGRQQQTAEEAEAETKRKEEEYNTMQVKKMTTRMLPFMFLLLLFRLSGFIEDVAAISREMEAPGIVFPSGQVQGVSEKKVDDYYAGYLYLRDNTPEDARILAWWDYGYQITGIGNRTSLADGNTWNHEHIATIGKMLTSPVAEAHSLVRHMADYVLIFAGDTYFSDLNRSPHMARIGNSVYRDICPHDPLCSRFVLQKRPKAAAAKRSRHVSVDELEEEDNAEHVVYEPSSLMAKSLIYHLHSAGVVTGVTLNETLFQHVFTSAQGLIRIFKVMNVSEESKKWVADPANRVCHPPGSWICPGQYPPAKEIQEMLAHQHTNFKDLLDAMNDLEREQALNKE; encoded by the coding sequence ATGTCCTCGCAGACTCGTAGCATCATCTACTCCTCCTGCTTTGCAGTGGCCATGGCCATTGCCCTCCCTATCGCGTACGACATGCGCGTCCGCTCCATCGGCGTGTACGGGTACCTCTTCCACAGAAGTGACCCGTGGTTCAACTACCGCGCTGCCGAGTACATGTCCACGCACGGCTGGtccgccttcttcagctGGTTCGACTACATGAGCTGGTACCCGCTGGGCCGCCCTGTTGGCTCCACCACGTACCCGGGCCTGCAGCTCACTGCCGTCGCCATTCAccgcgcgctggcggctgccggcatGCCGATGTCTCTCAacaacgtgtgcgtgctgatgccggcgtgGTTTTCACTTGTCTCTTCAGCGATGGTGGCTCTGCTGGCGCATGAGTTGAGCGGCAATATGGCGGTGGCCAGCATCTCGTCTATTTTGTTTAGTGTGGTTCCAGCCCACCTGATGCGGTCCATGGCGGGTGAGTTCGACAACGAGTGCATTGCCGTCGCAGCCATGCTCCTCACCTTCTACTGCTgggtgcgctcgctgcgcacgcggtcCTCGTGGCCCATCGGTGTCCTCACCGGTGTCGCCTACGGCTAcatggtggcggcgtgggGCGGCTACATTTTCGTGCTCAACATGGTTGCCATGCATGCCGGCATATCATCGATGGTGGACTGGGCCCGCAACACGTACAacccgtcgctgctgcgtgcatACACGCTGTTCTacgtcgtcggcaccgccatcgccgtgtgcgtgccgccaGTGGGGATGTCGCCCTTCAAgtcgctggagcagctgggTGCACTGCTGGTGCTTCTCTTCATTTTCGGTCAGTCTGTGTGTGAGGCCCAGCGCAGACGATTGGAAATCGCGCGCTTTTCAAAGGagggcgtggcgctgctcatcCGCATCTACGCAGCCTTCTTCGTTGGTATCGTCGCCGTGGCCACCATTGCCCCGGCCGGATTCTTCAAGCCGCTCTCCCTGCAAGCGAGCGCGATAATCACTGGCGTATCTCGTACCGGAAACACACTCGTAGACACTCTGATTGCGCAAGACGCGTCCAACCTACTCATAGTGTGGCAgctttttctctttcccGTCTTTGGTTGGGTGGCCGGCATGAGCGCCTTCCTTACAGAGTTGGTCCGGAATTACACCTACACAAAGAGTTTCATGCTGATGTACGGCGTGGTTGGTCTGTACTTCGCCAGCCAATCTGTCCGAATGATGGTGATGATGGCCCCCGTGGCGTGCATCTTCACTGCCCTTTTGTTCCGCTGGGCACTGGACTACCTCCTCGGGTCGTTGTTTTGGGCTGAGATGCCACCTTGCTTTGACACCGACGCGCAGcgcgggcggcagcaacagaccgcggaggaggcggaggcagagACCAAGCGTAAGGAGGAAGAGTACAACACCATGCAGGTCAAGAAGATGACGACGCGCATGTTGCCCTTCATGTTTTTGCTCTTACTGTTTCGTCTTTCGGGGTTCATCGAAGATGTGGCGGCGATATCGCGCGAGATGGAGGCACCGGGTATAGTTTTTCCCAGTGGACAGGTGCAGGGCGTGTCGGAGAAAAAGGTGGACGACTACTATGCGGGGTACCTGTACCTGCGCGACAACACGCCAGAGGACGCGCGCATTTTGGCCTGGTGGGACTACGGCTACCAGATCACAGGCATCGGCAACCGCACCTCGCTGGCCGATGGCAACACCTGGAACCACGAGCACATCGCCACCATCGGCAAGATGCTGACGTCGCccgtggcggaggcgcactCGCTGGTGCGCCACATGGCCGACTATGTTCTGATTTTTGCCGGAGACACGTACTTTTCCGACCTGAATCGCTCACCGCACATGGCGCGCATCGGCAACAGTGTGTACCGCGACATCTGCCCCCACGACCCGCTGTGTAGTCGGTTCGTGTTACAGAAAAGACCgaaagctgctgcagcgaagCGCAGTCGACACGTCAGCGTTGACGAActagaggaggaggacaatGCAGAGCACGTGGTATACGAGCCGTCATCACTCATGGCCAAGTCCCTCATATATCATCTGCACTCAGCAGGGGTGGTGACGGGGGTCACGCTGAATGAGACGCTCTTCCAGCACGTCTTCACCTCGGCGCAAGGTCTCATACGCATCTTCAAGGTCATGAACGTGAGCGAGGAGAGCAAGAAGTGGGTTGCTGACCCGGCAAACCGCGTGTGCCACCCGCCTGGGTCGTGGATCTGCCCCGGGCAGTACCCGCCGGCGAAGGAGATCCAGGAGATGCTGGCACACCAACACACCAACTTCAAGGACCTTCTTGATGCCATGAACGACTTGGAGCGGGAGCAGGCGCTGAACAAGGAGTAA
- a CDS encoding protein kinase, putative, with the protein MTVLPPKINVPATPALDGVDINSLYDVNHGKLLGKGGFSEVLAVRHIPSGEIRALKVMMRPSLVGKKAEMVAHEKEILRRTCHPAIITLHEAVQTPDKVYFALDLMNEDLFEFIVRNKTVNEDLSRAIMHQLMSGIAYLHEQSIVHRDIKPENILINVVVKSEANNAANDDSESATRVEGLQVMSDINSIPLEKLNVEVKIADFGLAKVVMEWDVCSTPCGTSFYIAPEVIRGIEEQGAKPLCTNQRLVKSVDVWSAGVVFYVLLCGRPPFHGQVRTGQDRRDLLRRIDHGVLFNPNHGWDSISAEAKNLILKMLDQESSKRITSDEVLRHPFFTAHGYSRPVPASDARRRFMQMQQLSLRTKVPAAQSAEAQVKTMSPLSGPDGQQIKVSSSGGGSSSKGSSNSTGSFLSSIKDFFGHRSKHTSDISKEERQRMHAELAELQATVIAEEDQEGDVTSYKPSMPVKEAKPARTAVMNMKAKVGPDALRK; encoded by the coding sequence ATGACCGTTCTGCCACCCAAGATAAACGTcccggcgacgccggcgctggaCGGAGTCGACATTAACTCTCTCTACGACGTCAATCACGGCAAGCTCCTTGGCAAAGGTGGCTTCTCCgaggtgctggcggtgcgccaCATTCCTAGCGGCGAGATACGCGCCTTGAAGGTGATGATGCGCCCGTCGCTGGTTGGAAAGAAGGCTGAAATGGTGGCGCACGAGAAGGAGATTCTGCGCCGCACTTGCCACCCCGCCATCATCACGCTGCATGAGGCGGTGCAGACCCCTGACAAGGTGTACTTCGCCCTCGACCTCATGAACGAAGATTTGTTTGAATTTATTGTGCGCAACAAAACCGTCAACGAGGACCTCTCGCGCGCCATAATGCACCAGCTAATGTCTGGTATTGCCTACCTGCATGAGCAGAGCATTGTGCACCGTGACATTAAGCCAGAGAACATCCTCATCAACGTCGTCGTCAAGAGTGAGGCCAACAACGCAGCCAACGACGACTCCGAGTCGGCGACGCGGGTGGAGGGGCTCCAGGTGATGTCCGACATCAACAGCATCCCGCTGGAGAAGCTGAATGTGGAGGTGAAAATCGCGGACTTTGGTCTTGCCAAAGTTGTCATGGAGTGGGACGTCTGCAGTACGCCGTGTGGCACATCCTTTTACATTGCGCCTGAGGTGATCCGCGGCATTGAAGAGCAAGGTGCCAAGCCGCTCTGCACCAACCAGCGACTTGTCAAGAGCGTGGATGTGTGGTCTGCCGGCGTAGTCTTCTACGTGCTTCTCTGCGGCCGGCCGCCGTTCCATGGTCAGGTGCGCACCGGGCAGGACCGCCGCGACCTCCTCCGCAGGATTGACCACGGTGTCCTCTTCAACCCAAATCACGGCTGGGATTCCATCTCCGCAGAGGCGAAGAACCTGATTCTGAAGATGCTTGACCAAGAGTCCTCAAAGCGGATCACCTCTGATGAGGTTCTGCGGCATCCCTTCTTCACTGCCCACGGCTATTCGAGGCCCGTACCGGCGTCAGACGCACGCCGTCGCTTTAtgcagatgcagcagctctctCTGAGGACCAAAGTCCCCGCTGCGCAGTCGGCCGAGGCCCAAGTCAAGACCATGTCACCCTTATCCGGCCCGGATGGGCAGCAGATCAAGGTCTCCTCGTCTGGTGGGGGGTCCTCCagcaagggcagcagcaacagcacggGGAGCTTCCTTTCGAGCATCAAGGACTTCTTCGGCCACCGCTCAAAGCACACGTCGGACATCTCGaaagaggagcggcagcgcatgcaTGCCGAGttggcagagctgcaggcaACCGTGATCGCCGAGGAAGACCAGGAGGGGGATGTAACCTCCTACAAGCCCTCGATGCCGGTGAAGGAGGCGAAGCCCGCGCGCACAGCCGTGATGAACATGAAGGCAAAGGTGGGTCCCGACGCTTTGCGCAAGTGA